In the Pithys albifrons albifrons isolate INPA30051 chromosome 3, PitAlb_v1, whole genome shotgun sequence genome, one interval contains:
- the PRICKLE1 gene encoding prickle-like protein 1, protein MPLEMEPKANNLIFGCQRSSTSDDDSGCALEEYAWVPPGLRPEQVQLYFACLPEEKVPYVNSPGEKHRIKQLLYQLPPHDNEVRYCQSLSEEEKKELQMFSSQRKKEALGRGTIKLLSRAVMHAVCEQCGTKVNGGEVAVFASRAGPGVCWHPSCFVCFTCNELLVDLIYFYQDGKIHCGRHHAELLKPRCSACDEIIFADECTEAEGRHWHMKHFCCLECETILGGQRYIMKDGRPFCCTCFESLYAEYCETCGEHIGVDHAQMTYDGQHWHATEACFSCAHCKTSLLGCPFLPKQGQIYCSKTCSLGEDVHASDSSDSAFQSARSRDSRRSVRMGKSSRSADQCRQSLLLSPALNYKFPGLSDNADDTLSRKLDDLSLSREEASFVNEDFWKGRVEQEMPEDPEEWAEHEDYMTQLLLKFGDKSLFQQPTEVDIRSSEHWISDSMVKSKLDLKKNNPSLASKKYQSDMYWAQSQDGLGDSAYGSHPGPASSRKIQELDMEHGASGYKHNQTPWYGGSLECLSDLKQQEQSVRDSMDSLALSNITGASMDGEAKPRPSLYSLQTFQELEVEDCEKMSNMGTLNSSMLHRSTESLKSLSSELCQEKVLPEEKPVHMPVLRRSKSQSRPQQVKFSDDVIDNGSYENLEIRQPPMSERTRRRVYHFEERGNRPPHHRRRSRKSRSDNALNLATERRCSPRERFRYYSPQDHEKFIQNRSSRELRAYIQNAELYGQYAHTRSDYALRNQVVDKFFGLYGEEDDSWCSTSSSSSDSEEEGYFLGQPIPQPRSLRYPYYTDDLSGPTTALSTSQFGQRTTKSKKKKGHKGKNCIIS, encoded by the exons ATGCCATTGGAGATGGAGCCCAAAGCCAATAACCTCATTTTTGGGTGTCAGCGGAGCTCCACCTCTGACGATGACTCTGGCTGTGCCTTGGAGGAATATGCCTGGGTTCCCCCAGGCCTCAGACCAGAGCAG GTCCAGCTGTATTTCGCCTGCTTGCCAGAGGAGAAGGTCCCTTACGTTAACAGTCCTGGAGAGAAACATCGTATTAAACAACTACTCTATCAGCTGCCACCCCATGATAATGAG GTGAGATACTGCCAGTCTTtaagtgaagaagaaaagaaagaactgcAGATGTTCAGTTCTCAGCGCAAAAAGGAGGCACTGGGCCGAGGCACGATTAAACTCCTCTCCAGGGCAGTGATGCATGCAGTTTGTGAACAG TGTGGTACAAAAGTAAACGGTGGTGAAGTTGCAGTTTTTGCCTCGAGAGCTGGGCCTGGTGTGTGCTGGCATCCCTCGTGTTTTGTGTGCTTCACATGCAACGAGCTGCTTGTTGACCTTATCTATTTCTACCAAGATGGAAAAATTCACTGTGGCAGACACCATGCTGAACTTCTCAAACCTAGATGTTCAGCCTGTGATGAG ataatttttgcTGATGAGTGTACGGAAGCTGAAGGTCGTCACTGGCACATGAAGCATTTCTGTTGCCTTGAGTGTGAAACAATCCTGGGTGGACAGAGATACATCATGAAGGATGGGCGACCGTTCTGCTGTACCTGTTTTGAATCTCTCTATGCAGAATACTGTGAGACCTGTGGGGAACATATTG GTGTTGACCATGCTCAGATGACCTACGATGGACAACACTGGCACGCCACGGAAGCTTGCTTTTCTTGTGCTCATTGCAAGACCTCCTTGCTTGGCTGCCCTTTCCTTCCAAAGCAAGGGCAGATTTATTGTTCAAAAACCTGCAGCTTGGGTGAGGATGTTCATGCCTCAGACTCTTCTGATTCTGCGTTTCAGTCTGCTCGATCTAGAGATTCCAGGAGGAGTGTCCGCATGGGAAAAAGCAGCCGATCAGCTGACCAGTGCCGTCAATCTCTACTCCTGTCACCAGCCCTCAATTACAAATTTCCTGGCCTTTCAGACAATGCTGATGATACTCTTTCTCGAAAGTTGGATGATTTAAGCCTTTCAAGGGAAGAGGCAAGCTTTGTTAATGAAGATTTCTGGAAAGGAAGAGTAGAGCAAGAAATGCCTGAAGACCCTGAAGAATGGGCTGAACATGAAGATTACATGACTCAACTTCTTCTGAAGTTCGGTGATAAAAGCCTCTTCCAGCAGCCCACTGAAGTAGACATTAGATCAAGTGAACACTGGATTTCTGATAGCATGGTCAAGAGCAAGTtggacttgaaaaaaaataatccaagcCTAGCAAGTAAGAAGTATCAATCAGACATGTACTGGGCCCAGTCACAAGATGGTTTGGGAGACTCTGCATATGGCAGCCATCcaggccctgccagcagcaggaaaatccAGGAGCTAGACATGGAACATGGAGCATCAGGATACAAACACAACCAAACACCGTGGTATGGAGGTTCACTCGAATGTTTGTCTGACTTGAAGCAGCAAGAACAAAGTGTTCGAGACTCAATGGATTCCTTGGCTTTGTCTAACATAACAG GGGCCTCAATGGATGGAGAAGCCAAGCCACGGCCATCTCTCTACTCCTTGCAAACTTTCCAAGAACTGGAGGTGGAAGACTGTGAGAAGATGAGCAACATGGGAACTCTAAATTCTTCAATGCTCCACCGGAGCACAGAGTCCTTGAAGAGTCTGAGCTCAGAGTTATGTCAGGAAAAAGTCTTACCAGAGGAAAAGCCAGTCCATATGCCTGTACTGAGAAGATCTAAATCCCAGTCTAGACCACAGCAAGTGAAGTTTTCAGATGATGTTATTGATAATGGAAGTTATGAGAATCTTGAAATACGTCAGCCTCCAATGAGTGAAAGGACTCGTAGGCGTGTTTACCATTTTGAAGAGCGTGGAAATCGGCCACCTCACCATCGTagaagaagcagaaaatctCGTTCAGATAATGCACTTAACTTGGCCACAGAAAGAAGATGCTCTCCAAGAGAAAGATTTCGTTATTACTCCCCTCAGGATCATGAAAAATTTATTCAGAATAGGAGCTCACGTGAGCTTCGGGCATATATTCAAAATGCGGAGCTGTATGGACAATATGCCCATACTAGGTCTGACTATGCACTGCGGAATCAGGTGGTTGATAAATTTTTTGGATTGTATGGTGAGGAAGATGACTCCTGGTGTTCAACTTCATCCTCCTCATCCGATTCTGAAGAGGAAGGATATTTTCTAGGACAGCCAATTCCACAGCCACGGTCACTGAGATACCCATACTATACAGATGATCTTTCTGGTCCAACTACTGCATTATCGACTTCTCAGTTTGGACAAAGGACAACCAAATCAAAGAAGAAGAAGggacacaaaggaaaaaactgcATTATTTCTTAG